The DNA segment ATTACCCCAGATCGAGTTGAATTGATTTCCCTCCAGTCTCATCGAATCATCAACCAGTTTTCCATCCCCGGTGAATTACAGAAAGAGGGTGAGATGTTTCTTCGCAAAGCGGTCTTTCCCTCACCTGAAATTCTGAGATTGTACCGGTCAGCATACCGAAGTGATCGTTGCCAGATGGTTGAGGTCAACCTGAACACCAAAGCAATAACCCAAACGGGATGGTTGGAAGAAATTGGATATGAAGAACAGCTTATCTATTGCCCGGTGACTGATCGAATTTCTTACTATTCGTCATTTTCTCAGGATGAATATCACATTGCAGATGGGCGAACCGGGAAACGGATTTTTTCACTTCGAACTGTTGACCAGGATTCTGGCCCAGAACCCTGGGTTGTTGTACTTTCAGATGGACGATATGCTCAGTTGATCCCTGAAGAGGTAAAAGTTCCCGCCACCGAACCAGTTCATCTTATTCCTTTTTGGCCGATAGATGGACTAAACTTTCTGGCAATGAAAAAGATACCGACTCCGAATCATAAAGGGCCTTATCAGATACCGGTTTATACTTCCAATATCAGATTCAAACTCCTCACTTCAGATGGAAAAGAAGACCAATCCATTCTGTTAAAGCTTGATTCACTTCCATCAGCTTTCAATTCGCTCTATTTTTGTGGCGAAGTATCACCAGGAAAAGTACTGATGCTTATCAATTCATATGAATCGCTTGAAAAAACAGTTTCCCAATTGTTTTTGATAGATTCTGTTACTGGTGAAGTTAATCGGAAAACTATATTTAATGAAGCGCGACAAATAGCTCCGCTTGAGGGAAAAGAAGCCCTCATCACAGGCATTCCTGCCTCTGTGATGAGAGAGTATTTTTATCGAGATGAGTTTTCAGTTTCCCAAATTTCTTATTCTTATATTGACCCAGCCACCGCAAATCGCCGGCAACTTTATGTCCTCAACTCTTCCAGGTTTATTTACGACTGAGCGATTGACTACACCATATCGTGTAGTCCCTTCCGCAGATCGTTTTGTTTGATCGCTCGACTTCCTGCATCCACCTTGTGTTCAGCCAGGGGTTGGATTTTCCCAAGTCACGTCATTCCTGCCTTTATAAGACCAATTTGCAATGAAATCTCCGTATTAGAAAACGGCCAAGTGATTCAATCAAATAATGTTAGTGAACTACTGACTACTGACTACTGACTACAAACTGGTATACGCAATTGACCTGACTCCCCTTTCCAACCCGGAATTTCATCTGATCTGAATAGCCTGCTGGCACGAAAATTGTTCGCTTTTTCAGATGCTTCGCGTCACAATGGTTCGCACTCACAATTTCGCCGAAGCACATTCTCTCAATCCACTTGATCAAATTTGTCAGAACCGACTCTCCAATGTCATTCAACCGCTCAGAGTGACGTGAGGTGGTTCCTTCCAGGAAGAAAGGTAGGGTCGAAGCTTATGAAATCAATAGCTCGACTATTTCAGATTACGATACTGGCCTGTTTCATCTGTGGCGCCTCGATGGCCGCCACGGCCCAAAGCCGGGATACCTATGTGATTTCCGCCCGGGCTGGACTGGTAAACCTGGTATCCGGAACAGTTACCTACCAGCACGCTGGTGAAATGCGCTGGCGCTCGATGGCATCCGTTGAAGAACTCGGACCCGGTGACCGGGTGCGAACTTCGGCGGGTGGGCGGGTTGAAATCCTGCTCAACCCCGGCTCCTATTTGCGCCTGAATGAAAATTCCGAATTTGAATTAACCAATCCTTCATTTGACGACCTTCAAATTTCACTGCTCAGCGGAAATGCGATCATCGAAATGACCGGCACCGATGGCAGCGAAGTCTTTATGAAAGTCCTCACGCCCAAACAAACCTTTTCCATCATTGATGATGGCCTCTATCGGGTCAATGTGCTCCCGGATGGAATCAGTGAACTCCTGATCCGGAAAGGCAAAGCTGCTCTGGCCAGTGATCCATCGAAAAAAATCAAAGATGGACGAAAAATCATTGCCAGCGCCGCTGAACCAACTATTGAAAAATTCGATAAGAAAAAAGATCAGGACATGTTTGATATGTGGAGCGGCCAGCGAGCTGAACTCCTGGCCACGGCCAATTCCCGCCTGACCGACAATCGGATACTGACCGGAATCAATGCCTATCAGGCAGCCGGAAACTATGGATTCGGGTA comes from the Acidobacteriota bacterium genome and includes:
- a CDS encoding FecR domain-containing protein; the encoded protein is MKSIARLFQITILACFICGASMAATAQSRDTYVISARAGLVNLVSGTVTYQHAGEMRWRSMASVEELGPGDRVRTSAGGRVEILLNPGSYLRLNENSEFELTNPSFDDLQISLLSGNAIIEMTGTDGSEVFMKVLTPKQTFSIIDDGLYRVNVLPDGISELLIRKGKAALASDPSKKIKDGRKIIASAAEPTIEKFDKKKDQDMFDMWSGQRAELLATANSRLTDNRILTGINAYQAAGNYGFGYRPFYGLWLYDPFLSGYSFFPFYSSWFSPYGFNYSICYGLPWWYYRPLPYGYFPNGYGGTGAGTGTGTGTGTGGTSAGNDSKFTVAPPVRIRPTLTGGTPGVTTTKNNKTTLPTSAGQTLPTVSGSAASTTSIRPTSDKKPREFPTPAQAISIRSTLDSMANSERGYTGGGYTGSSATSTGRGGGGAGRVTAAPSAGSTPRPTNTTLSPGRTRNN